The DNA window TCCTCATGCTCGTTGTCGGCATCGGGTCACTCTTTTGACGCTCACCCGCGACCAAGAACTTTGGGGCATGGCGCTATGGGTCGAGAAGCACCACGGCGATGCCGGGCATGAATTCATTGCGTCGAAGATCGATCAGTTGACCCGGGCCGGAGAGCAGGACGGGGCGAAACTTTGGCAGGACGTTGCACATCGCTATGAGCAGCTGGTCGAGCACCCTTCCCATTCCTCGTGATGCAGTTGGGAGCGATAGCCTGGACGGACTTCAGGTAGGCCTCCAGCCGCTCGATGGTTCTGCGGCGCGGTCTGCGCCCCATCCTCAGGTCGAGTACGAATCGAGGATCTCCGACCGCGCGTCGTCCGAAGCGCGTTGCCGAAATATGATGATCTTTCAGATGCTTTTCGATCCGTTCCAGCAAGGTCATGTCCCTTTCGCTCCGACTCGCAAATCCCTTGTGTTCTTGTTCTGTTCTTAGTAGGATCACATCCGCGAGTCTAGGAAAATTCCTACGATCAAGATTCGAAGGACAGGCGAATGGAACATGTGAGGGAAGAGCTCGACCGGCTGATCCTCAAGGGCGGATATGGCTACGCGTCGATATCGCGGCTGCTCGGTCGCAACCCCGCCTATGTGCAACAGTTCATCAAGCGCGGCTCACCGAGGAAGCTCGATGACGAGGATCGAAAGACGCTCGCCTGTTTCTTCGGCGTCGACGAACAAGTGCTCGGTGGCCCCGCCAATCCGGTCACCGATGGTATGATCGAGATTCCCGTTCTTGATGTCGAAGCATCTGCCGGGTTCGGAGCGGTAGCTGCCAGTGAGACTGCTCATACTCGTTTCGGGTTCGACGAGCGGTGGCTGCGGCACCTGACGTCGGCCAAGAGCGCCAGCCTGTCGATAGTCGGCGTAAAGGGTGACTCGATGGAGCCAACTCTAAGCGATGGTGACGAGGTCCTGGTCGATGCGTCAGATCACGGCTCGCGGCTGCGAGACGGGATCTACGTCCTTCGCTCTGATGATACCCTCGTCGTGAAGCGTATCGCGATCAAGCCGGGCGGTCGCCAGATCACCATTGCCAGCGACAATCCGGCCTATCCGACCTGGCACGACATGGACCGGTCGGAGGTCCACGTCGTCGGCCGCGTCATCTGGTTTGGCCGTGCACTGTAGCTGCAAGATCTGGGCCGATAGCAGAACGACAGCTGCCAGGTTGAACGAATGAATACCGACAACTTGCAGGCACGACTAGTATTCGCGATATTTTTCAGCGAAGGCCGAGAGCGATGAAAAGAGCACGCGAGGCGCTTTCCGGCACGCGAAAGTTCAGCTAGAAGAGGCTTGGACGAACCAATCGAACAGGTTTACACTTTCATGTTATAGGTTGACACATGACCCGAATTAGGGTTACAGATGTCGCATGAACGTTGACGCCTCGACTCTCTTCAAGCTCTTCGAAGCCGCGATTTCCGCGGATTACACAACCGTGCGCCGAATCGGCGGACAGCTCGCCCGCAAGCTGGCCGAAGAGAAGGATACCGAGGCCGCCAAGGCACTCCAGGCGCTGCTGCGCAAGCGCGGGGTTCCGCTCCAGGCGTCGGGTTATGTCGAAGCCCTTCCCCGCGACGCCGGCTCGCGCCTGCCGCTCGTCGAGGAAGAACAATGGCCGACGACTCCGCTGTTCCTGAACGAAGAGTCGAGCCACACAATTGAGCAATTTCTGGAAGATGCGGCGAATATCTCGATGCTTTCGGAGGAAGGTGTATCCTCGCGCCTGGGCGTGCTACTCTACGGCGCTCCGGGTACCGGCAAATCGCTTCTCGCTGGCCATATCGCGGCCAAGCTTGCGCGTCCCTTCTACGTAGCGCGCCTGGATTCAGTCATATCCTCGCGGCTGGGCGAAACGTCGAAGAACATCCGTTCGATGTTCGACTTCATTCCAACCAAGGAAGCCGTGCTCTTCCTCGACGAGATGGACGCCGTCGCCAAGCTGCGCGACGATCGCCACGAACTCGGCGAGCTCAAGCGGGTCGTTAATACTGTCCTGCAAGGCCTTGATTCGCTGACGGATGATGTGATCGTGATTGGCGCAACAAACCATCCTCACCTGCTCGATCCGGCAATCTGGCGCCGCTTTCCCTACAAGGTCGAACTGCGCGCGCCCAATGAGGATGTCCGCGCTGACATGTGGCTGCATTTTCTCTATCAGGACCGCGACACCGAGGCATCGCATGCAAGGCTGCTGGCGCGTCTGTCGGAGACCATGAGCGGCGCGGAGATCGAGGGTCTTTCGCTCGCCGCAAGGCGCCGTTCGATTATCAACAAGCAGCCCCCCAATTTGCCTCACATCCTGCTGGCGATCGATGCGGCGTCGGATGGTGTCCCCCGAATTCCGGCCGGTCACGAACTCTCGCCCGAGGAGCGCAAGCGCCTGGCGCGCATGCTTGTCGACAAGGGCGACCTGCCTCAGACCGAGATCGCCCAGATGCTGGGGGTGAGCCGGCAAATGGTCCATCGCTATCTGCGGGAGGAGAAAAATGGCGAGTGATTCCCGCCGACCGCTGCTCAACCCGGTCCTTCGATTCACCAAGGAACCGCGCCCGGAAGCGATCACCGGTCGCGGCAAGTCAGCTGCCGGAATCAAGACCGAGCGGCTCACAACCCAGCGCGCTCGACTGTCGGAGGCCATCGCCGACATGGCCGAGCAAGGGGCCCGGCATCCGCATTTCGGTGGCCGCGCTGTGGCCTATGCCGCGATGTTCGAAGACTCGCTGGCGCCGACCTGGACACCGTCCGACCTGTTCCAACCCTCGCATGGTGCCCGTTTGATCGCGCCGCATGCGCAGGGCTATCTCGTTGAACTTGAACTGGCCGCCCTGCCCCGCTTCTCGGCCTTTATCCGCAATTTCGGCACGGTTCGCGACGAGGTCGACATCTCGCGCGTGGAAATGGTGCGCTTCTACGATCAGTCGGACGTGCTGCAGGATCGCTCGATCGACTCGCTATGGGAGCAGGCGGTCGAGCAGGAAGGCGGCCGTGCCTTCTTCCTCTGGCTGACGCCATTCCGCACGGGCGATGCCGCCGAACAGTTGCTGCTTCAATTTGCCGGGCTACGCGACGGAATCATTGCCCCCACACGCCCGCAATTGCCCGACCTGGCCACAGCGGCGGATGCTGTCGGCGACCGCGCTGTTGCGCATGCGCTGCGCGCCATTCCAACCGACCGGGTCGGCAGGGCCTTGCGCGAGTATCGCCAGCGTCGCCGCGCGAGGACTTCGGTATTGGTCCCCTCGCGCGAGGCGCTCGCCCGGCTGGTTGCATCTGGCACCGTCGTACGCCTCGATCCGGTGATGCCGATCGTAACGACCCAGCCCGGCGAAGGCCGCGAGCCCGACCGCCCCTTGCCAGCCAATCTGGCCAATGCCCCGATCGTCGGCGTCGTCGATGGCGGCCTCGATGCAAGCTCCTACCTGCCTGCTGAGGCCTGGCGTGCGCCGCCCCTGGTCGCGAGCGCCGCGGCCGAGGTGATGCACGGCAATCGTGTCACCTCGCTGATCGTTCAGGGCTATGACTGGAACAACAATCTCACGCTTCCGGCGTTGACCTGCCGCGTCGGGACCGCCGCGGCTATCGCCAAGCGCGGTCATCGCGGCCCCACCGAAGAGGATCTGATCGACTACCTCGATGCGGTGATCGGCGCGCATCCCGAAACCAAGGTCTGGAACCTCTCCTTCAACCAAGACCTTCCCTGCAGCGACGGTGAAGTCTCCTATCTGGGCCATGCACTGGCAGAGCTGGCCCGCCGCCATGATGTCCTGCTGGTCAACTCGATCGGCAACGCGCCAGCCGGCCGGCTCAAACGTCCCGCCGATTGCGAAGCTGCGTTGACCGTCGGTGGACGGCTTCACACCGAGACCGGCAAGCCTGGCGACAAATGTCCGGTCAGCCTCGCCGGTCCCGGCCCCTGCAGCATGCTCAAGCCCGATGTCTCGCATTTCTCGCATGTCCGTGCGCTCGGCGGAGCAGTCATTTCCGGATCGAGCTTCGCCACGGCGCTGACCTCGCCGCTCGCCGCCCACACGATGGAGCGCTTGCGCCATCCCAATCCCGATCTCGTGCGCGCGCTGTTGATCCATGGCGCCGATGGGGGCGTTTATGATCCAGCGCTGGGCTTCGGAACGCCCGATCTCGTTACCCTACCCTGGGAGTGCCAGCCCGGCACGGTCACACTGCAGTGGGAAGCTGAGCTGCGCGACCGCGCGTCTTACTACTGGGAGCTGCCGATCCCGCCCGCCTTGCTTCACAACGGGCGGCTGCGCGGCCAAGGCCGTTTGACCGCGATCCTCAATCCGCATCCGATGGTCGATGAATTTGCCGGGCCTAATTATTTCAGCGCCCGGATCAACACCGCGGTCCAGTATCCGCGCGGCGACGGGTTTACCAACCTGCTCGGCTCGATGGATACCGACCGGATCCGCGAGCAGGTCGCGCGCACGGATCACTACAAATGGTGCACCGTGCGACATCATCACAAGGATTTCTCGGCCCGTGGCCATCAGGTCGATGGCGATACGCTGCGCATCTACGCCCGCGTCTACACCCGCGATCATTATGTCTATGGCTATGCGAGCGCCGACGAAGTCCCGGCGCTCAACGCCGTCTTCGTCCTCTCGCTCAGCGGAATCGACGACGGCGCCGACATTTACAACCAGCTGCGCGATCAGCTCGGCGTCTTCGTCGAGCCGTCAGTGATCCATTCCGACATCGAGATCGAAGGAGGTGACCTATGAGTGACAATGACCGCATGGTGTATCGCCGCGCGAGCGACCAGAAATGGATCGACAAGCGCAATTCCGCCTCGCGAGGCTTTGCCTACGACACCCAGGCCGAAGCGGCGGCAGCCGGCAAGCAGCGTTTGCTTAATTCTGGTGGCGGCGATCTGACGATAAAGGGGCGCGACGGACAGATCCGCAGCAAGGATACCATCGGGCGCAAAGACCCCTTCCCTCCGCGCGATCGCGAACATTGATGATGCGAGCCTGGGTGGAAGTGATCCCAGCCCCCACGCGACCGTGAACCAGAACCAAACTAACCAGGGCCTTTAACTTGTCCGTTTACGTCACAGGAGGGGGCGGCACCCACCTCGAACCCCGCGTAGCCAGCCATTACCTTGCCGCCATGGTCGCGGAAGGCGGCGCGCGGGGCGTGCTGGGAACGGTTGTATCCATAAAAACTCAGCAGTCTGAAATCGATGCACCGCTGGACGATTTGGTGATCGAAGCGCGCCTTACCGATGGCACCCGCACGAGACTGGACCTTCAAGTAACCACGACGCTCTCTTTCACCAGAAGCGATGAGAAGTGGTTAGACGTGGTGCCAAGGGCATGGGACACCTTCCGACAAACGGGCTTTGATCCTGCGACACGGCGCATCGGTATCGCAGTTAGTCAGACCACCACAAAGCTCGAACGAAGTATCCAGCCCTTGTTAGCCCGCGCTCGTCATGCTCCCGATGCAGGGCAGTACCGCACACGCCTTGCGAAAGAAAACGGAGCCAACAAGGAGCAGCGTGAGTTCCAAGTGGTTCTCGATGAAATTGTGAAGAACCACGACGTGTCGGCCACCGACGACGACGTCGTCAGCTTCATGCGATGCCTAGACGTCATCCCTTTCGACCTCGACAAGGAGGAAGCTTCCCGGGACCTACTCGCCTCGATCGACCAGTTGACGTCGATCGCTGGGAGCAATGCTGAAGCTCGCCGTATCTGGAGCAGCCTTGCCGCGATGGCGAGCCGTATCATTCCGAACGGCGGCGGGACCGACCGAACGAGGGTCGTCCACGAGCTAAAGACGGAAGGCTATACCCTGGGCTCTGACCGCGCCCATGCTGAGCTGATCGGTGCACTCGACGCTGAATCGTGGGCGGCTGCCGCCAGTATCCGCGAAACCATCGGCGGAAAGTCTATCAGCCGCGACGAGCTTCACGAGACCCTGCTAAGCTCGTTGGGCGAGGCGCGGGTGCTCCGCATTGTGGGACAACACGGGACCGGCAAATCCGCAATGCTGAAGCGCCTGGCATCCGAAGAGCCGGCTGGCGCGCCGATCCTCCTGCTGCGCGACCTCCGGGTAACCGGTGGCGGTTGGGCCGCTCACGCAGCCAAGTTTGGCAGACCAATGCCGATCGCCTCGCTTCTCCGGCAGTTCGGACTTGGCGGCGCGCGCACGCTGTTCATCGACGGCGCCGATAAAATGGATGCCGCCGCCCAAGTCACAATCAACGATCTGTTGAAAGCCATTGTCGACACACCGGATCTTACAGACTGGCGCGTGGTCATGACGATGCGCGAAGAGAACGCACAGCGGGTTGACGCTTGGCTCGAACCCGACATCGCTTCGCTGCCCTCTAAGACAATTCGTGTCGAAGGCTTCGACGATGATGAGGCGAACGAGGCAGCCGCCGCGTTGCCGCTGCTGCGACCATTACTCGTTGACACTCGCAGCTATGATGCCGTTCTGCGTAGGCCATTCTTCCTTGAAGCGCTGTCGCGATTACCAGTGCGCTCCGGTGCTGAAGTGCGTTCGGAGGTCGACTTAGTCGATCTGTGGTGGGAGCATGGTGGTGCGGACAGAGCGGATTTCGCACCTGCCCAGGATCGGCGCAACGCATTGTTGTCACTGGGCGAGGCGCTTCTCCTCGGGCCGGGCGTTGCGCTCTCGATCCGCGGCATTGAGGCGGTGGCCCTTCACGAGCTCCTGCAGGCTGGCGTGCTACGGCACGTCGAACTCGGCGTGTCTGTCGCCTTCTCACACGACATTTTCGAGGAGTGGATCCTCGCAAAAGTCCTGCGCGGGCGTCGCAGTGAGATTGCTCAGGCGCTCCACGATGGCGGTCAACACCCGCAACTAGCGCGCCCGCTGCAGCTCCTTGCTGCTGATCTGCTTGAGCGGTCTGAGACCGGAAACGAATGGGCCGCATTGCTTGAAGCCGTCGACGACGACGAACTTCAGACAACCTGGCGCCGCGTCGTGCTCACCGCTCCGGTTCGGTCTGTCCGCAGCGCGGACATGCTGGACAGGATCGAAGCGATTTTGATGCGCGATGATGCGCGTCTGCTTGCGCGCCTGATCATGTCAGTGCGTACCACCGAGACGGTCCGTGACCTACGTTTCATGGACCAGAAGCTCTTCCCCGATCTGACAAACGACCAGCGCGAACAATTTGCTTCAGAGACCGCCGGCCCTGAGATCGTAAGCTGGATGCGTCTGATCGCCTGGTTGATTCCTCGTCTGGGCGTGATGCCCGCTTCTCTAGACAAGGAGCTTTTCACCTTTCTGAGC is part of the Novosphingopyxis iocasae genome and encodes:
- a CDS encoding DUF2188 domain-containing protein, whose product is MSDNDRMVYRRASDQKWIDKRNSASRGFAYDTQAEAAAAGKQRLLNSGGGDLTIKGRDGQIRSKDTIGRKDPFPPRDREH
- a CDS encoding AAA family ATPase, which translates into the protein MNVDASTLFKLFEAAISADYTTVRRIGGQLARKLAEEKDTEAAKALQALLRKRGVPLQASGYVEALPRDAGSRLPLVEEEQWPTTPLFLNEESSHTIEQFLEDAANISMLSEEGVSSRLGVLLYGAPGTGKSLLAGHIAAKLARPFYVARLDSVISSRLGETSKNIRSMFDFIPTKEAVLFLDEMDAVAKLRDDRHELGELKRVVNTVLQGLDSLTDDVIVIGATNHPHLLDPAIWRRFPYKVELRAPNEDVRADMWLHFLYQDRDTEASHARLLARLSETMSGAEIEGLSLAARRRSIINKQPPNLPHILLAIDAASDGVPRIPAGHELSPEERKRLARMLVDKGDLPQTEIAQMLGVSRQMVHRYLREEKNGE
- a CDS encoding S24 family peptidase → MEHVREELDRLILKGGYGYASISRLLGRNPAYVQQFIKRGSPRKLDDEDRKTLACFFGVDEQVLGGPANPVTDGMIEIPVLDVEASAGFGAVAASETAHTRFGFDERWLRHLTSAKSASLSIVGVKGDSMEPTLSDGDEVLVDASDHGSRLRDGIYVLRSDDTLVVKRIAIKPGGRQITIASDNPAYPTWHDMDRSEVHVVGRVIWFGRAL
- a CDS encoding S8 family peptidase; translated protein: MASDSRRPLLNPVLRFTKEPRPEAITGRGKSAAGIKTERLTTQRARLSEAIADMAEQGARHPHFGGRAVAYAAMFEDSLAPTWTPSDLFQPSHGARLIAPHAQGYLVELELAALPRFSAFIRNFGTVRDEVDISRVEMVRFYDQSDVLQDRSIDSLWEQAVEQEGGRAFFLWLTPFRTGDAAEQLLLQFAGLRDGIIAPTRPQLPDLATAADAVGDRAVAHALRAIPTDRVGRALREYRQRRRARTSVLVPSREALARLVASGTVVRLDPVMPIVTTQPGEGREPDRPLPANLANAPIVGVVDGGLDASSYLPAEAWRAPPLVASAAAEVMHGNRVTSLIVQGYDWNNNLTLPALTCRVGTAAAIAKRGHRGPTEEDLIDYLDAVIGAHPETKVWNLSFNQDLPCSDGEVSYLGHALAELARRHDVLLVNSIGNAPAGRLKRPADCEAALTVGGRLHTETGKPGDKCPVSLAGPGPCSMLKPDVSHFSHVRALGGAVISGSSFATALTSPLAAHTMERLRHPNPDLVRALLIHGADGGVYDPALGFGTPDLVTLPWECQPGTVTLQWEAELRDRASYYWELPIPPALLHNGRLRGQGRLTAILNPHPMVDEFAGPNYFSARINTAVQYPRGDGFTNLLGSMDTDRIREQVARTDHYKWCTVRHHHKDFSARGHQVDGDTLRIYARVYTRDHYVYGYASADEVPALNAVFVLSLSGIDDGADIYNQLRDQLGVFVEPSVIHSDIEIEGGDL
- a CDS encoding DUF6961 family protein translates to MTLTRDQELWGMALWVEKHHGDAGHEFIASKIDQLTRAGEQDGAKLWQDVAHRYEQLVEHPSHSS